In Brevundimonas sp. SGAir0440, one DNA window encodes the following:
- the murA gene encoding UDP-N-acetylglucosamine 1-carboxyvinyltransferase has product MDSIAIQGGAQLFGDIPVSGAKNSAIKLMAASILTDQPLLLTNMPRLADTRFLGQLLRQFGIEVTERDGADGQESLFHAKGLTSTFAPYDLVRQMRASFNVLGPLLARTGEAKVSLPGGCTIGARPVDLHLQALTALGAEIELDEGYVTARAPKGLKGAEIEFPFVSVGATEHALLAAVLAEGTTVLRRAAREPEIGDLAHCLTAMGARIEGIDTDVLTITGVSSLNGTTWSVIPDRIEMGSYAVAAAMAGGEVRLTKARAELIGSLTDKMVEAGVEVSPTADGVLIERDPKQRLKAVDVETAIYPGFATDLQAQFMALMTTAEGVSTVRETIFENRFMHVPELARLGADISVHAGEAHVTGVEVLHGAQVMATDLRASMCLVIAGLVAEGETTVGRVYHLDRGFERLEEKLGACGADIRRIKGTGDEH; this is encoded by the coding sequence ATGGACAGCATCGCCATTCAGGGCGGCGCCCAGCTTTTCGGGGACATTCCCGTCAGCGGCGCCAAGAACTCCGCCATCAAGCTGATGGCCGCCTCGATCCTGACGGATCAGCCCTTGCTGCTGACCAATATGCCGCGTCTGGCCGACACCCGGTTCCTGGGTCAGTTGCTGCGCCAGTTCGGCATCGAAGTGACCGAGCGTGACGGCGCGGACGGGCAGGAGAGCCTGTTTCACGCCAAGGGCCTGACCTCGACCTTCGCCCCCTATGATCTGGTGCGCCAGATGCGGGCCTCGTTCAATGTGCTGGGGCCGCTGCTGGCGCGCACCGGCGAGGCCAAGGTCTCGCTGCCGGGCGGCTGCACCATCGGCGCGCGTCCGGTCGATCTGCACCTGCAGGCGCTGACGGCGCTAGGCGCCGAGATCGAGCTGGACGAAGGCTATGTCACCGCCCGCGCGCCCAAGGGTCTGAAAGGCGCCGAGATCGAGTTCCCCTTCGTTTCGGTCGGCGCCACCGAACATGCGCTTCTGGCCGCCGTGTTGGCTGAGGGCACGACCGTCCTGCGCCGTGCGGCGCGCGAACCCGAGATCGGCGATCTGGCCCACTGTCTGACGGCCATGGGCGCCAGGATCGAGGGAATCGACACCGACGTCCTGACCATCACCGGCGTCTCGTCGCTGAACGGGACGACCTGGTCGGTGATTCCCGACCGGATCGAGATGGGCTCCTACGCCGTCGCCGCCGCCATGGCGGGCGGAGAGGTGCGCCTGACCAAGGCGCGGGCCGAATTGATCGGTTCGCTGACCGACAAGATGGTCGAGGCGGGCGTCGAGGTCTCGCCGACCGCCGACGGCGTGCTGATCGAGCGCGACCCCAAGCAGCGCCTGAAGGCCGTGGATGTCGAGACGGCCATCTATCCGGGCTTCGCCACCGATCTGCAGGCCCAGTTCATGGCGCTGATGACGACGGCGGAAGGCGTCAGCACGGTTCGCGAGACGATCTTTGAAAACCGCTTCATGCATGTGCCGGAGTTGGCGCGACTGGGCGCCGACATTTCGGTTCATGCCGGAGAGGCGCACGTCACCGGCGTCGAAGTTCTGCACGGCGCACAGGTTATGGCCACGGATCTTCGGGCCTCGATGTGCCTGGTCATCGCGGGCCTTGTCGCCGAGGGCGAAACGACGGTCGGACGCGTCTATCATCTGGATCGCGGTTTCGAGCGTTTGGAAGAAAAGCTCGGCGCATGCGGAGCCGACATCCGCCGCATAAAGGGAACAGGTGATGAGCACTGA
- a CDS encoding DUF2948 family protein — MSTEIDGVISEAKAPVEPLRLLAEDADDLQIISAALQDAILRPVDIVWEKAARTLTIAFSRFCWECGGTRVMCAMQFGDVLAVKSRRLSRSPDASLELLALDFIPTEDLSGRVILMFAGGGDLRIDVECLDAVVTDISDRWPARIAPTHLDTPELDEGTAA, encoded by the coding sequence ATGAGCACTGAGATCGACGGCGTCATCTCCGAAGCCAAGGCGCCGGTCGAACCGCTGCGTCTGTTGGCCGAGGATGCCGACGATCTTCAGATCATCTCCGCCGCGCTCCAGGACGCCATCCTGCGGCCCGTCGATATCGTCTGGGAAAAGGCGGCCCGGACCCTGACCATCGCCTTCAGCCGCTTCTGCTGGGAGTGCGGCGGGACGCGGGTGATGTGCGCCATGCAGTTCGGCGACGTTCTGGCGGTCAAGAGCCGTCGACTGTCGCGCAGTCCCGACGCCTCGCTCGAACTGCTCGCGCTCGACTTCATTCCGACCGAGGACCTGAGCGGGCGCGTCATCCTGATGTTCGCCGGCGGCGGTGATCTGCGAATCGACGTGGAATGTCTGGACGCCGTGGTCACGGACATTTCCGACCGCTGGCCTGCACGGATCGCGCCGACCCACCTGGACACGCCCGAACTGGACGAAGGGACTGCGGCATGA
- a CDS encoding UPF0262 family protein: protein MSADHKLASVELDAATLPAATAEIEHERRVAIFDLVEKNSFEPVGAEGGPYRLKLSLQDNRLVFDIDGDNFTRTYAISLTPLKGVIKDYLMICDSYYEALRGSSASQIESVDMGRRGLHNEGAEQLKTRLDGKIVVDHETSRRLFTLLCALYRRG from the coding sequence ATGAGCGCCGATCATAAGCTGGCCTCGGTCGAACTGGACGCCGCGACCCTGCCGGCGGCGACGGCCGAGATCGAGCACGAGCGTCGCGTCGCCATCTTTGATCTGGTCGAGAAGAACAGCTTCGAGCCTGTCGGCGCCGAGGGCGGACCCTACAGGCTGAAGCTGTCGCTTCAGGACAATCGTCTGGTGTTCGACATCGACGGCGACAACTTCACGCGCACCTACGCCATCAGCCTGACGCCGCTGAAGGGTGTGATCAAAGACTATCTGATGATCTGCGACAGCTACTATGAGGCGCTGCGCGGATCCTCGGCCAGCCAGATCGAATCGGTCGACATGGGCCGGCGCGGCCTTCACAACGAAGGGGCCGAGCAGCTGAAGACGCGGTTGGACGGCAAGATCGTGGTCGATCACGAGACGTCGCGGCGCCTGTTTACATTGCTCTGCGCCCTCTACCGTCGCGGCTGA
- the infA gene encoding translation initiation factor IF-1 — MAKEELLEFPGTVSELLPNATFRVTLENDHEIIAHTAGKMRKNRIRVLAGDKVLVEMTPYDLTKGRITYRFK; from the coding sequence ATGGCTAAGGAAGAACTGCTCGAGTTTCCCGGCACCGTCAGCGAACTGCTGCCGAACGCCACCTTCCGCGTGACGCTCGAGAACGACCACGAGATCATCGCCCACACCGCCGGCAAGATGCGCAAGAACCGCATCCGCGTCCTGGCCGGCGACAAGGTGCTGGTCGAAATGACCCCCTACGACCTGACCAAGGGTCGCATCACCTATCGCTTCAAGTAA
- a CDS encoding nucleoside triphosphate pyrophosphatase: protein MAAGRPELVLASASPRRIELLAQVGITPDHIDPADIDETPLKGETPPRLAERLATSKAQVVAERRPEAVVIAADTVVAVGRRFLEKAADEAEATRFLKLLSGRNHRVFTGVAVWRDGKLSSRVNETRVTFKPLSDHEIASYVATGDWRGKAGGYGIQGPAAAFIQRIVGSHPSVMGLPVYEAVRLLHGVGWRS from the coding sequence GTGGCTGCGGGTCGCCCCGAACTGGTGCTGGCTTCGGCCAGCCCGCGCCGCATCGAACTGCTGGCGCAGGTCGGGATCACGCCCGACCATATCGATCCCGCCGACATCGACGAGACGCCTCTGAAGGGCGAGACCCCGCCGCGTCTGGCCGAACGACTCGCCACCTCGAAGGCGCAGGTTGTCGCAGAGCGCCGCCCCGAGGCGGTGGTCATCGCCGCGGATACGGTTGTCGCTGTCGGGCGTCGTTTTCTGGAGAAGGCGGCGGACGAGGCCGAGGCGACACGCTTTCTGAAACTGCTGTCCGGCCGCAATCACCGCGTCTTCACCGGCGTCGCCGTCTGGCGCGACGGAAAACTATCGTCGCGCGTCAACGAAACCCGCGTGACCTTCAAACCCTTGTCGGACCACGAGATCGCATCCTACGTCGCCACGGGCGACTGGCGCGGCAAGGCCGGCGGCTATGGCATCCAAGGCCCGGCGGCCGCCTTCATCCAGCGCATCGTCGGCAGCCATCCGTCCGTGATGGGCCTGCCCGTCTATGAGGCCGTCCGGCTTCTGCACGGCGTCGGCTGGCGTTCATGA
- a CDS encoding ribonuclease E/G, which translates to MSGAVGVFLDETPGETRAAIMRDGHYTHLLIHRDDDVAQTRLGARSVGRVIEVNPGLRGAFVDIAAPTAAFLPFPRNDRITQGQRMEVVVTAEPRAGKGAAVRYVGPGEGTPRLIQPAPTIAEQLRELAPGAESVTGIAAIDAVVEAEEEALAHSIVFASHGIDLAVERTRALVAVDIDFTSTPGRDPKQARAAANREGVKQAARLIGLRNWGGLVVIDMVGDGQDAEAQSKVARAAFGHEPQAVFGPVSRFGLLQMSLPWRRTPLEELLLDAGRRPSVQTRAISVVRALRRQLLADTLSPRITARCAPEEALIADPLASYLGPRAVIQADAAIPPGRGRIEEG; encoded by the coding sequence ATGAGCGGCGCAGTCGGGGTCTTCCTCGACGAGACGCCTGGCGAGACGCGTGCCGCCATCATGCGCGACGGCCACTACACCCATCTTCTGATCCACCGCGACGATGATGTGGCGCAGACCCGGCTCGGCGCCCGCTCGGTGGGGCGTGTCATCGAGGTGAACCCCGGCTTGCGCGGCGCCTTCGTCGATATCGCCGCACCGACCGCCGCCTTTCTGCCCTTCCCGAGAAACGACCGAATTACCCAAGGCCAGCGGATGGAAGTCGTCGTCACCGCCGAACCTCGTGCCGGGAAAGGGGCGGCAGTTCGGTATGTAGGACCGGGGGAGGGGACGCCCCGCCTGATTCAGCCCGCACCCACCATCGCCGAACAGTTGCGCGAGCTCGCGCCCGGCGCGGAATCGGTCACCGGCATCGCCGCTATCGACGCCGTGGTCGAGGCGGAGGAGGAGGCTCTGGCTCATTCGATCGTTTTCGCCTCGCATGGAATCGATCTCGCCGTCGAACGCACGCGCGCCTTAGTGGCCGTGGACATCGACTTCACGTCCACCCCCGGTCGTGATCCGAAACAGGCCAGGGCGGCTGCGAATCGCGAGGGGGTGAAACAGGCGGCGCGGCTGATCGGCTTGCGGAACTGGGGCGGCCTGGTCGTCATCGACATGGTCGGGGACGGTCAGGACGCCGAGGCGCAGTCCAAAGTCGCGCGGGCCGCGTTCGGTCATGAACCCCAGGCCGTCTTCGGACCCGTCAGTCGATTCGGCCTGTTGCAGATGTCGCTTCCCTGGCGTCGCACGCCGCTCGAGGAGCTTCTGCTCGACGCTGGCCGACGGCCCTCGGTTCAGACGCGGGCCATATCTGTCGTACGCGCTTTGCGGCGACAGCTTCTGGCCGATACCTTATCGCCACGCATCACCGCGCGTTGCGCGCCCGAAGAAGCCCTGATC